One window of the Populus nigra chromosome 4, ddPopNigr1.1, whole genome shotgun sequence genome contains the following:
- the LOC133692377 gene encoding protein WHAT'S THIS FACTOR 1 homolog, chloroplastic, whose amino-acid sequence MAWRLFLSKSTSSKTLTSPLLQNPTPNPLLSLFSSHFSTSFLVTKTPKKHKKKREKPESPRTRHVQHPSTRIPQFESLLERDSYFRFLTKSKQFLSQQPERILRLDDAGKLHQELGFPRGRKIHRFLQRHPLIFQTYRHTDNKLWVGFTDFMEELLEEEKEIMDSMESDRVNKVRKLLMMSKNKRIPLSKIHHCRLLLGIPDDFRDRVAKYPDYFRIVVESDGKRILELVNWDPSLAVSKLEKEFMVNEEKAKRAFKFPVKHGKDLDLEVEDTRRLNLLNTLPLVSPYSEGERLELWSLEAEKYRVGILHEFLSLTLEKRASIHHIVEFKEELCLTKHTYDMLKKQPRTFYLAGTEMNWVVFLKDAYDENGGLIDKDLQVIFNEKLYKYAQMKEGELDSSVWKS is encoded by the coding sequence ATGGCTTGGCGCCTCTTCCTCTCCAAATCCACCTCCTCCAAAACCCTAACCTCTCCTCTCCTCCAAAACCCTACCCCTAACCCCCTTCTATCTCTCTTCTCCTCCCATTTCTCCACATCCTTTCTTGTCACCAAAACgccaaaaaaacacaagaaaaaacgCGAAAAACCAGAATCCCCACGCACCAGGCACGTCCAGCACCCCTCCACCCGGATTCCTCAATTTGAATCTCTCCTCGAACGCGACTCTTACTTTCGCTTCCTCACTAAATCCAAACAATTCCTCTCTCAACAACCAGAACGCATTCTCCGCCTTGACGACGCTGGAAAGCTCCACCAAGAACTTGGTTTCCCTCGCGGCCGCAAAATCCACCGCTTCCTCCAACGCCACCCTCTCATTTTCCAAACTTATCGCCACACCGATAACAAATTGTGGGTCGGCTTTACAGATTTTATGGAGGAATTGctggaagaagagaaggaaattaTGGATTCAATGGAGAGTGATCGCGTTAATAAGGTGCGTAAGCTGTTGATGATGTCGAAGAATAAAAGGATTCCTTTGAGTAAAATTCATCATTGTCGCTTATTGCTTGGAATTCCTGATGATTTTAGAGATAGAGTCGCTAAATATCCTGATTACTTTAGAATTGTTGTTGAGAGTGATGGGAAGAGGATTTTAGAATTAGTGAATTGGGATCCGAGTTTGGCGGTGAGTAAATTGGAAAAGGAGTTTATGGTTAACGAGGAGAAGGCGAAAAGGGCGTTCAAGTTTCCGGTAAAGCATGGGAAGGATTTGGATTTGGAGGTGGAGGATACGAGgaggttgaatttattgaatacaTTGCCATTGGTTTCGCCGTATAGTGAAGGAGAGAGATTGGAGTTATGGAGCTTAGAGGCGGAGAAGTATAGGGTAGGGATTTTGCATGAGTTTTTGAGCTTGACTTTGGAGAAGAGGGCGTCGATACATCATATTGTGGAGTTCAAGGAGGAGTTGTGCTTGACTAAACATACGTATGATATGCTTAAGAAGCAGCCCCGGACATTTTATCTTGCGGGGACAGAGATGAATTGGGTTGTGTTTTTGAAAGATGCTTATGATGAGAATGGGGGTTTGATTGACAAGGATTTACAGGTGATTTTCAATGAGAAACTGTACAAGTATGCTCAAATGAAGGAAGGAGAATTGGATTCAAGTGTATGGAAGAGTTGA